In Vibrio stylophorae, the genomic stretch AATGACTGCGACCACCTCCTCCGACTCAATGCCAAGTGCCATTACGCACGACCAGCCAATCTCTTGGCAGAAAAAAGCAATTCTCAGTGTTGCCTTTTTGATGGCAACCACCTCTGTAGGCCCCGGCTTTCTTACCCAGACCGCAGTTTTCACCAACCTCTATAAAATCGATATGGCCTTTCCGGTCTTTGCCTCCATGTTTATCACCTTTGGTATTGTGATGAACCTTTGGCGCATTGTTGGCGTATCAGGCCTACGCATTCAGGACTTAGCCAACAAAGTGGCACCGGGCCTTGGCTATGGCATTGGTATTTTGCTTGCGCTTGGCGCAGTGGCTTTCAACTTTGGTAACGTCAGTGGTGCGGCGCTAGGGATGGAGGTGCTCACTGGCATTGATACCACCTGGGGCGCACTCTTTACTGGCGCTTTGGGTTGCTTGATCTTTGTGGTGCACAACGCTTCTAAACGCATGGATCAGATGGCGCGCTACCTTGGCTTGCTGATGATTATTTTGATTGCCTATGTCGCGATGTCTAACTTACCGCCAATGGGCGCGACGCTTTCTGCCGCCATTGTTCCCACAGATATTGGTAACTTGCTGATGCCAACTTTGATTATTGTGGGTGGCTCTGTGGGTGGTTACTACACAGGTGCGCAGCGTTTGGTGGATGTGGGTTTGCAAGGGCAGCAGCAAATGGAACCCATCAAAAAAGCAGCTTGGGCGGGTATCTCAATTGCGGTGGTGATTCGTATTCTACTGTTCTTGGCAGTCTTTGGTGTGATTGCCACAGGCGCAGAGCTTGCTAAAGCCAACCCAGCGGCTGATGCATTTCGCCATGGCGCAGGCCAGCTTGGTTACTACATCTTTGGTTTGGTGCTCTTTGTGGCGTCAATCACTTCCGTTGTGGGTAACTCCTACATGGCAATTTCACTGATTAAAACCTTGTTCCCAACGGTCGCACGTCATGAAAAAGCGTGGTGTGTTGGCTTTATTGCCCTGACTAGCCTTGGCACCATTATGATGAACATGCCTATTTTGCTGCTGATGCTAGCCGGTTTGGTGAATAGTGTGATTCTGCCGATTGTGCTTGGTGTGGTATTGATGGCAACGCGCCGTAAAGATATCGTGGGTGACTATAAACACCCGACATACCTGTTGGCCATTGGCGGCCTGATTGTGCTGCTGATGAGTGTTGCGAGTGTGAGCAATATCAGCAACTTTATGGCTAAATTTATCGGCTAGTGTTGATGTGCATCGCATGGGGCAAACCATGTGATGCACCTTGCGTAAGAAGTCGTCTGCTTCTTGACAAAAAAATACCCACGACGTCTTCTGTATTTAGTTGAGCCACTGTTGTTTTAGTTGCGCATTATTCGTGGGTCGTCTTTCAAAAGCCATTCAATTGAATGGCTTTTTTCGTTTTTAGGTGCGATATAAACAAATATTCCTCGAATTTTGATGCAATTATCATCAATGCATTTGATTGTATATGCGAGACGCGTCACGTATAGGGTGCTGTTTCTTGACTAGATTAAATGCACTAATTCATCTCATCGTACCAGTTGAGATGAGTGGTCGCCGATGAGTAATCCGCAAGGATCAGTTGTAACCAGTCAACGTGCGTAACATAGATGATATAACGCAGATGAGGTGAATATGTCGACACTAACATTGGAACCTAAAAACGCTCCCATTGTTCCTGATCGGCTGAGTACAAGTGACATTGAACTCGAAAGGGAATTTGGACAGACACAGCAAGCGAATGGGCGTGCAAATAAAGTGAACCAGTCTTGGCTGCAGGGCGTTGAGGTGATTGGTTCTGGCTATGATCTTTTTGGCGATTACGCCGCAACCGAATCACTGACCTGTCAGCTTTTTGATTGGCAGCGCAGTGAAAAAAAGGATGTATCGTTTCGAACGAATCAGTGTGTGCCTTCGGTGATTGATGTGCAGCAACGCGATAGCAGCATTCTGCGCAAATTCAGCGGGGAAACTATCGAAGAGTACCATCGAAATCTATCCAATGTGATTAAGATGGAAAGTGACGCCTGCTTTTTTGCAGAATCGCTGCGCAATGATTTTAGCCATTCTGCATTGTGCTTGGCTGAAAATGCATTTTGCCGCGTACAGCACTGTATTAATAAGTGGTCTTTATCCATACGCGCTGATTATCAAGCGCTGCGCTCGCTGCTCTATCCAGATGTGAAAAGAGCGCTAGATGATGCAAAAGAAGCGCGCGACTTTGAATGGATTTTTGCACACTACGGTAGCCATTTTATCTCAGGGCTGGTCATGGGAGGCCGTGTGGTGTTGACGGCATCGACCAATAAAATGCTCGTTGATCGCAGTTATAGCTACGATCATTTGGCTGAAGCTGTCTATAAGTCCATGACAGGTCAGCTACCGGTGGCTGCGCTGGATAAATACGCGGCGGCGCTTGATAGTTTTGAAGCGCACTCAAATGTTAGTTGTAACGTTAGTGGTGGCGATAGCATTGCGGCATCGACGATATTTCGAAATCATCGTCTTGATTTTGATATGTGGCGAGAAACCATCAGTAAGTCACCTGATTTTGTGGATTTTGCTGGCTCACAACCAGTGACGGGCATTTGGGAGCTGTGCGCCGATAAAGAGCGTGCTGAAGCCATGCAGCAATATTTTGAGTCGGTTTGGGTGCCGCGTCGAGAGCAAGAAACCCAGCTTCATGCTGATTATCTTGATGCATTGATTGTGGTGTATGGCCGTGATGCCGCTATTTCTGCGCCAGAAGGGTATCAACTGATCCCGGTGAATTTAAACGAGGGTGTCGCGGGTGACTTTATCTATCTTTGCTCGCATAAAGCGAAATTTAAGCCCATGGATACTGGCTTGCCGAGACAGTGTATTACCGACATTGTGGTGGTGATGGATAATGACGATGCGCCAGATGGTTATGTCAAAATCCCTGTGGATCTCAATCGAGGTACTGAGACAGGTCGCCGAGTGAATCTGTGTTATTTACTTGAAAAATATAATGCAGAGCGAGCAATCAAAGATGTGATGATTATTAGTGATCATCATCCGGATATCTATGCGCCCCATGGCTATATTCGGATTGCAGATGATCTGAACGCAGGTGCAGGTGGGCACTATATCTATCTATGTTATTCGCGAACCGCCTAAGGTTTCCCCAGCTGAAGTAATCTTGTGTTGATGTATTTTACGCCGCGCCCCTGCGGCGTTTTTTATTTGATTGAGTCTTGGGGGGGACAAGGGCTTGTGGTGATTCGCGCTTTAGCCCATGAATGCCCCATCAAAATTCACGGGGTGACGGCGGGGGGATAAGTGAGACATATTTGCGACTTGGGTGGAAAAACAATCGCTGAGAGCTCTTTTCACTGCCTGCGCTGATATGCTCAGAGGGATCCCAGCAAAGGAGGTGACATGAGCAAAACGATTTTAATCACCGGTGCAACTGATGGTATTGGTCTTGAGACGGCAAAACGCTTGGTGCTTGAAGGGCACCGCGTGCTCATTCATGGTCGTAACGATGAGAAACTTGCTCAGGTAAAAACGGCTTTGCAAACGGCGGTTTATACCCATGGACATTGCGCTGCGGTTGAAAGTTATTTGGCTGATCTGTCTGATTTAACGCAGGTGCAGACCATGGCCAAGGCGATTTTAGCGCAGTATGAATCCATTGATGTGCTGATCAATAATGCGGGTGTTTATGCCACGCAGCATCCACGTTTAGCCAATGGCGCGGATGTGCGTTTTGTGGTCAATACCTTGGCCCCTTTGCTGCTGACCCAGTTATTGTGGCCTGCATTCCATCCACAAAGTCGGGTGGTGAATCTCTCTTCTGCGGCACAATCCAGTGTGGATTTAACAGCGCTTCGCGGAGAAAAGGCGCTCAACGATGGCGAAGCCTATGCGCAAAGCAAATTGGCGCTCACCATGTGGTCACGCCTGTTGGGCTTGAGTCATCCCGAAGGGCCTGTGGTGGTGGCAATCAATCCCAAATCTTTTCTTGGCAGTAAGATGGTGAAAGATGCCTATGGCATCGCGGGTAGCGATCTCAGTGTGGGGGCTGATATTTTGTATCGCGCAGCGCTTGGGGATGAGTTTGCAACAGCGCATGGCCAGTATTATGACAACGATATTGAAGCTTTTAGTCACCCGCCTATGGATGCACTCAATGAACCCATGGTGCGCCAAGTGGTGGCAAGTCTTGAAGCTTTACTAACGCCATATTTAACTTAATAGATGAATGTTGAATGGATGCATATTGATAGCAGTGTGAGTCGTGTACGTTCAATGAAATCCTATGTATGGAATGATTAAAAAAAGCGCCGCAATTGCGGCGCTTTTTAGCTGTATGTTGCTATTTGTAATTGCAATTTGTAGTTGCTATCTGTGTACTGCGATGGACTTGTTACACCGCACGTGTTAGCCAAGTAAGCGACTGCGATGGATTTTAATGACCGCTTTTCGCAGTGGTTTGATTTCATCGTTGATGGCGCACATTGGGCGATGGGCTTCACCAGGATAAAACACCACCAAATCGCCAGCTTGCAGAGTGACAAATTGTTCGCGTTTTAGATCGGGGATAAATGCGAGATCGCCTTGCCAGCTGTAGCGCTCAGGTTGTGCGATGGCTTCAATGGCATAGCCGTAGCGTTCTTCACCGGCAAGTACGATTTGAATATCTAAATAATCTTGATGAATTTCTGGCTGCAGTGATTGAGCGAGTTTGGTTTCTGCTTGCATCAAAATGACGAAAACATCCTTGCCATCAATTTCAAATTCACCTTGTTCATGACTTGCTGCCAATGCCAAGGTTTGATGAATGGCATTAAGCATGACGGGCTGAATGTAACCGATGCGATCGAGCTGCGTAATATTGGCAAGTAACATAATGAACCTTTTGGGTTGGAGTGCGATGAAACATCGCTGAATGGTATTATGTTAGCATTGATAAATTAGAAAATACGAAGGGAATCAATCATGCGCGCCTAGCGCGGTGACTCGGCGCACATTGTTTATGGGATGGCTTGTGATTATGCAA encodes the following:
- a CDS encoding NRAMP family divalent metal transporter, which codes for MPSAITHDQPISWQKKAILSVAFLMATTSVGPGFLTQTAVFTNLYKIDMAFPVFASMFITFGIVMNLWRIVGVSGLRIQDLANKVAPGLGYGIGILLALGAVAFNFGNVSGAALGMEVLTGIDTTWGALFTGALGCLIFVVHNASKRMDQMARYLGLLMIILIAYVAMSNLPPMGATLSAAIVPTDIGNLLMPTLIIVGGSVGGYYTGAQRLVDVGLQGQQQMEPIKKAAWAGISIAVVIRILLFLAVFGVIATGAELAKANPAADAFRHGAGQLGYYIFGLVLFVASITSVVGNSYMAISLIKTLFPTVARHEKAWCVGFIALTSLGTIMMNMPILLLMLAGLVNSVILPIVLGVVLMATRRKDIVGDYKHPTYLLAIGGLIVLLMSVASVSNISNFMAKFIG
- a CDS encoding MAC/perforin domain-containing protein — its product is MSTLTLEPKNAPIVPDRLSTSDIELEREFGQTQQANGRANKVNQSWLQGVEVIGSGYDLFGDYAATESLTCQLFDWQRSEKKDVSFRTNQCVPSVIDVQQRDSSILRKFSGETIEEYHRNLSNVIKMESDACFFAESLRNDFSHSALCLAENAFCRVQHCINKWSLSIRADYQALRSLLYPDVKRALDDAKEARDFEWIFAHYGSHFISGLVMGGRVVLTASTNKMLVDRSYSYDHLAEAVYKSMTGQLPVAALDKYAAALDSFEAHSNVSCNVSGGDSIAASTIFRNHRLDFDMWRETISKSPDFVDFAGSQPVTGIWELCADKERAEAMQQYFESVWVPRREQETQLHADYLDALIVVYGRDAAISAPEGYQLIPVNLNEGVAGDFIYLCSHKAKFKPMDTGLPRQCITDIVVVMDNDDAPDGYVKIPVDLNRGTETGRRVNLCYLLEKYNAERAIKDVMIISDHHPDIYAPHGYIRIADDLNAGAGGHYIYLCYSRTA
- a CDS encoding SDR family NAD(P)-dependent oxidoreductase codes for the protein MSKTILITGATDGIGLETAKRLVLEGHRVLIHGRNDEKLAQVKTALQTAVYTHGHCAAVESYLADLSDLTQVQTMAKAILAQYESIDVLINNAGVYATQHPRLANGADVRFVVNTLAPLLLTQLLWPAFHPQSRVVNLSSAAQSSVDLTALRGEKALNDGEAYAQSKLALTMWSRLLGLSHPEGPVVVAINPKSFLGSKMVKDAYGIAGSDLSVGADILYRAALGDEFATAHGQYYDNDIEAFSHPPMDALNEPMVRQVVASLEALLTPYLT
- a CDS encoding YhcH/YjgK/YiaL family protein; the protein is MLLANITQLDRIGYIQPVMLNAIHQTLALAASHEQGEFEIDGKDVFVILMQAETKLAQSLQPEIHQDYLDIQIVLAGEERYGYAIEAIAQPERYSWQGDLAFIPDLKREQFVTLQAGDLVVFYPGEAHRPMCAINDEIKPLRKAVIKIHRSRLLG